Proteins from a single region of Fibrobacter sp. UWB5:
- a CDS encoding sensor domain-containing diguanylate cyclase codes for MSSDIEEGVKVRLAYGDPWTILESVRNDGRNIGVFSPEIIKAFSCVVRRIFWGKEEISSETLPLQSIASTSGFYSSSEFLRTGCCVNQHNATLVIAGMREGKGGERYDFEMPEEAFSGKVSMINRLATFIDVAAQEQAETYAKLQLTSITDSLAEVFNRGEIQRRITQCVTAGRPGCLVMFDIDNFKQINDAWGHKEGDNVIQEIGRLLRRVADETGVSGVDAAGFNMTDFGGMCAKEYELHGGDSLQPVPVILNVKSPIGRWGGEEFMVLLQDSSLKTAIDFADRVRVAFNDITFKKAGRRSVSAGVTELRKGESADTAFVRVDKALYKAKNNGKNCIVVSEGENDG; via the coding sequence ATGTCGTCGGATATCGAAGAAGGCGTGAAGGTGCGCCTTGCTTATGGCGACCCGTGGACCATTCTTGAAAGTGTCCGAAATGACGGCCGTAATATAGGGGTGTTTAGCCCTGAAATAATCAAGGCGTTTTCTTGTGTAGTACGTCGAATCTTTTGGGGCAAAGAAGAAATCAGTAGTGAAACGCTCCCGCTGCAGAGCATTGCGTCTACTTCGGGTTTTTATTCTTCTAGCGAATTTTTGCGTACAGGCTGTTGCGTGAATCAGCACAATGCGACCCTTGTGATTGCAGGAATGCGCGAAGGCAAGGGCGGGGAACGTTATGATTTCGAAATGCCCGAGGAGGCGTTCTCGGGCAAGGTTTCCATGATTAACCGTCTGGCTACTTTTATCGATGTGGCGGCACAGGAGCAAGCCGAAACTTACGCAAAACTGCAGTTGACCTCTATTACGGATTCCTTGGCGGAGGTGTTTAACCGTGGCGAAATTCAACGCCGAATTACCCAGTGCGTGACGGCGGGGCGACCTGGCTGTCTTGTAATGTTCGATATCGATAATTTTAAACAAATTAACGATGCCTGGGGCCACAAGGAAGGTGATAACGTTATTCAAGAAATCGGCCGTCTTTTGAGAAGAGTTGCCGATGAAACCGGAGTATCCGGGGTCGATGCGGCTGGCTTTAATATGACTGATTTTGGGGGGATGTGTGCAAAGGAATACGAACTTCATGGTGGAGACTCTTTACAGCCTGTTCCTGTGATTCTGAATGTAAAATCTCCCATTGGCCGTTGGGGAGGCGAAGAATTCATGGTGCTTTTGCAGGATTCCTCGTTAAAAACGGCTATAGATTTTGCTGATAGGGTGCGTGTCGCGTTCAATGATATTACATTTAAAAAAGCTGGACGTCGTTCCGTGAGTGCCGGTGTAACCGAACTTCGGAAGGGCGAAAGTGCTGATACTGCATTCGTTCGTGTCGACAAGGCTCTTTACAAAGCCAAGAATAACGGCAAGAACTGCATTGTGGTATCAGAAGGAGAAAATGATGGATAG
- a CDS encoding FIST N-terminal domain-containing protein, protein MKQFQFDYHSITTLKRDLDKISLWCKSRVFSHVVFQIYSNSMDKGQIDLVCDVISQNFPNSIYMGCSTGGNIIDGRISNAEISVVCTIFEYPTTQLKLLQYTMDADNAVDVVGSIKEEIKANPWVKAVELQLTTLGVSMTPFCDAFKDVDPSIAIFGGGAINPNLTSTETCIFSNVGGYSGKGVLVLLMGGEDFFVHTTHVIGWKPLGREFVVTKAKGPVLYELNGEPAYEIYHRYLNIQNDEHFIYNTLEFPLFYKRNGIDIMRAPVACNEDGSVSHVVGYRRRREGAPCLWRPVDHS, encoded by the coding sequence ATGAAACAATTCCAGTTTGATTACCATAGCATCACTACGTTGAAACGCGACCTTGACAAGATTAGCCTTTGGTGCAAGTCAAGAGTGTTTTCTCATGTGGTATTCCAGATTTATTCCAATTCCATGGATAAGGGGCAAATTGACCTAGTCTGCGACGTTATTTCGCAGAATTTCCCGAATTCCATTTACATGGGCTGCTCGACAGGTGGCAATATCATCGATGGGCGAATTTCCAATGCCGAAATTTCTGTTGTCTGTACGATTTTTGAATACCCTACGACTCAGCTAAAATTGTTGCAGTATACGATGGATGCGGACAATGCCGTTGATGTGGTTGGCAGTATTAAAGAAGAAATCAAGGCGAATCCGTGGGTGAAGGCGGTTGAACTGCAGCTGACGACTCTTGGTGTTTCTATGACACCGTTTTGCGATGCGTTCAAGGATGTGGACCCCTCGATTGCGATTTTTGGCGGTGGTGCCATTAATCCGAACTTGACAAGTACGGAAACATGCATTTTTTCGAATGTGGGCGGGTATTCAGGTAAGGGAGTCCTAGTCCTTTTGATGGGGGGTGAAGACTTCTTTGTCCATACCACCCATGTGATTGGCTGGAAACCCCTTGGCCGTGAATTTGTGGTGACAAAAGCGAAGGGGCCGGTGCTGTATGAACTGAATGGCGAGCCCGCTTATGAAATCTATCACCGCTATTTGAATATCCAGAATGACGAACACTTCATTTACAACACGCTGGAATTCCCGTTGTTCTACAAGCGCAATGGAATTGACATCATGCGTGCTCCGGTAGCCTGTAACGAAGATGGTTCCGTAAGTCATGTCGTCGGATATCGAAGAAGGCGTGAAGGTGCGCCTTGCTTATGGCGACCCGTGGACCATTCTTGA
- a CDS encoding EAL domain-containing protein has translation MMDSVVKAKIDSLYEAFSVLANGAYTYVTDMRTDWTRWSKEAVHYFGLPDEYMQGVAYAWMEKIHPDDRAAYKENIDKVMSGQTNEHNLQYRVLTKDGRYIVCTCRGVLLRDEHGNPDYFGGMIKNNDTLSYYDDVSNMRSLYGFLEDLQSTSWRGESLQVMILGINDFSRLNEIYGYTFGNRVLQEFSKMIKVEAHGIGDWYRMDGTKFAIVCQKASVEDLKNLYKRIQYNSLHDFNVDGTRVVLSFVAGAINLEKFDVSVETVYSCLRFAYYESKNNHLGDLYILKNDVNDDKRFAIERINVIRNSIVNHCDGFYLCYQPIVDANTEKIIGAEALIRWKNEEYGVVPPVEFVDILEQDNLFPELGKWILRTAIKDAKVFLESYPGFVINVNLSYTQLEKPNFVESVLSILEEESFPPQNLCLEITERCRLLDMALLKDIFTRLRNKGVKVALDDFGTGFSSIGVLRELPVTTVKIDRSFVMNIEQDTSDQKTVRFISELADSFSSSVTAEGIETPEMREFLLRFKVKSLQGFYYSKPLPVDEFMAKYVNV, from the coding sequence ATGATGGATAGCGTTGTCAAAGCGAAAATTGATTCCTTGTATGAGGCTTTTTCGGTACTTGCGAATGGTGCATACACCTATGTCACCGATATGAGGACGGATTGGACCCGCTGGTCTAAAGAGGCTGTTCACTATTTTGGCTTACCTGACGAATATATGCAGGGGGTAGCTTATGCCTGGATGGAAAAAATCCACCCGGATGATCGCGCCGCCTATAAAGAAAATATTGACAAGGTCATGAGCGGCCAGACGAATGAACATAATCTTCAGTATCGCGTGTTGACAAAAGATGGCCGCTACATTGTTTGCACCTGTCGTGGGGTATTGCTCCGTGACGAACATGGAAACCCGGACTATTTCGGCGGGATGATCAAGAACAATGACACCCTAAGCTATTATGACGATGTTTCCAACATGAGAAGCCTTTATGGTTTTTTGGAAGACCTGCAGTCGACGAGTTGGCGTGGTGAAAGCCTGCAGGTGATGATTTTGGGCATTAATGATTTTTCTCGTCTGAATGAAATTTACGGCTACACGTTCGGAAACCGCGTGCTCCAGGAATTTTCAAAGATGATCAAGGTCGAAGCCCATGGCATAGGCGACTGGTACCGGATGGATGGAACCAAGTTTGCTATTGTCTGCCAGAAAGCCTCTGTTGAAGACCTGAAAAACCTGTACAAACGTATCCAGTACAATTCCCTTCATGATTTTAATGTGGATGGAACCCGCGTGGTTCTTTCGTTTGTCGCAGGAGCCATCAACCTCGAAAAATTTGATGTCAGCGTAGAAACCGTTTATTCTTGCCTGCGCTTTGCCTATTACGAATCCAAGAATAATCACTTGGGTGATTTGTATATTCTTAAGAACGACGTAAACGACGACAAGCGTTTCGCCATCGAGCGTATCAATGTGATTCGCAATAGCATCGTGAATCATTGCGATGGGTTCTACTTGTGCTACCAGCCGATTGTGGATGCCAACACCGAAAAGATTATTGGCGCCGAGGCTTTGATCCGTTGGAAAAACGAGGAGTACGGCGTTGTACCTCCGGTAGAATTTGTCGATATTTTGGAACAAGATAATTTGTTCCCGGAACTGGGTAAGTGGATTCTAAGGACTGCAATCAAGGATGCTAAAGTATTCCTTGAATCGTATCCGGGCTTTGTAATCAACGTAAACCTTTCGTACACCCAGCTAGAAAAGCCGAATTTTGTAGAAAGCGTACTTTCTATTCTGGAAGAGGAATCGTTCCCGCCGCAGAACCTGTGCCTGGAAATTACGGAGCGTTGCCGCCTTTTGGATATGGCTCTTCTTAAAGATATCTTTACGCGGCTGCGCAATAAGGGTGTCAAGGTGGCGCTCGATGACTTCGGTACCGGCTTCAGCTCTATTGGCGTGTTGCGTGAACTGCCGGTGACTACGGTGAAAATCGACCGCAGCTTTGTCATGAATATCGAACAGGATACTTCTGACCAGAAGACTGTTCGTTTTATTTCGGAACTGGCGGATTCCTTCTCGTCGTCGGTAACTGCAGAAGGTATCGAAACGCCCGAAATGCGTGAATTCCTGCTGCGATTCAAGGTCAAGAGCCTGCAGGGGTTCTACTACTCGAAACCGCTGCCGGTTGACGAGTTCATGGCCAAGTACGTGAATGTGTAG